The Longimicrobium sp. genome window below encodes:
- a CDS encoding methyltransferase domain-containing protein, with product MEVPAPAAGPELETGGDGGAGAGGYGKQHRGGAAAYEAYFAGMDASVQQKIALTTAHFPARGRIADMGSGSGRGTYDLACLYGGLELVGVDINPVSVRMSEAHYRRPNLSYAVGDIADQVFPDESLDGILDSSVLHHVSSFNGFDVGRVLAALDNQVAQLKTGGVIIVRDFVVPEGPEEVFLDLPSGDGMQEGDVAGLSTAALFERFARDWRSSLNRGGPLPHERLESPREGFARYRVASRAAAEFVLRKDYRADWDTELLEEYTYLSQAEFEAAFRARGLRVVVSAPIWNPWIVANRFEGRFHLSDLDGRPLPPPPTNYLIVGEKVRPGGGVELVETGGSDRSAPGFLGLTWHRETRTGHVMELVERPNLTVDLVPWFEENGQLFVYAKKGFPRPIANARAEQPRPSRSSISGYITEPLSAIVVPDEAPDAAALRILAERAGFAPGDVVRLGEPFHYFTSPGGVNERVAARLVQVRPRPADAPPFSNYTSFCEAGTVRELDAAQVLRACHVGGMFDARLEISVYRLLRERGRGLGPWIGAALDLEVQTPPPGFAAGAAALVPERRAAFDAPSTDGTLRFLAVREGIFAERDGAGNVLATVPFEYVVPRRLSVNTLVALPVARTADGVFVGVEHRDLPAVQHFTGSSALAAPPAWRLPPTVAHRWELGPLVAEAVAREFGLRVRRSWELGGPYLATPGVTPETLYPFAAEVDLAAAAESPLRFVHVDDLAANPGAIESANLLIAANRLIHALGR from the coding sequence GTGGAAGTTCCGGCACCGGCCGCCGGACCGGAGCTGGAGACCGGCGGGGACGGCGGCGCCGGAGCGGGCGGCTACGGGAAGCAGCACCGCGGGGGCGCGGCGGCGTACGAGGCGTACTTCGCGGGGATGGACGCGTCGGTGCAGCAGAAGATCGCGCTCACCACGGCGCACTTTCCCGCGCGCGGCCGCATCGCCGACATGGGGTCGGGGTCGGGGCGGGGGACGTACGACCTGGCCTGCCTCTACGGGGGCCTGGAGCTGGTGGGGGTGGACATCAACCCCGTCTCGGTCCGGATGTCGGAAGCGCACTACCGCCGGCCGAACCTCTCCTACGCCGTGGGCGACATCGCCGACCAGGTCTTCCCTGACGAATCGCTGGACGGCATCCTGGACTCGTCGGTCCTCCACCACGTGAGCAGCTTCAACGGCTTCGACGTGGGGCGCGTGCTGGCGGCGCTCGACAACCAGGTGGCGCAGCTGAAGACGGGCGGCGTGATCATCGTCCGCGACTTCGTGGTGCCTGAAGGCCCCGAGGAGGTTTTCCTCGACCTGCCTTCGGGCGATGGGATGCAGGAGGGCGACGTGGCCGGGCTGTCGACCGCCGCGCTGTTCGAGCGCTTCGCGCGCGACTGGCGCAGCAGCCTGAACCGCGGCGGGCCCCTCCCGCACGAGCGCCTGGAATCGCCACGCGAGGGGTTCGCGCGCTACCGGGTGGCCTCGCGCGCGGCGGCCGAGTTCGTGTTGCGCAAGGACTACCGCGCGGACTGGGACACGGAGCTGCTGGAGGAGTACACGTACCTCTCGCAAGCCGAGTTCGAGGCGGCGTTCCGCGCCCGCGGGCTGCGCGTGGTGGTTTCCGCGCCCATCTGGAACCCGTGGATCGTGGCGAACCGCTTCGAGGGGCGCTTCCACCTGTCGGATCTGGACGGACGGCCGCTCCCGCCGCCGCCCACCAACTACCTGATCGTGGGCGAGAAGGTGCGCCCGGGCGGCGGAGTGGAGCTGGTGGAGACGGGCGGAAGCGACCGCTCCGCGCCGGGGTTCCTGGGGCTCACCTGGCACCGGGAGACGCGAACCGGGCACGTGATGGAGCTGGTCGAGCGCCCCAACCTGACGGTGGACCTGGTGCCCTGGTTCGAGGAGAACGGGCAGCTCTTCGTCTACGCCAAGAAAGGCTTCCCGCGCCCCATCGCCAACGCGCGCGCGGAGCAGCCGCGGCCCAGCCGCTCGTCCATCTCCGGCTACATCACCGAGCCCCTGAGCGCGATCGTGGTGCCGGACGAGGCGCCCGACGCCGCCGCGCTGCGCATCCTGGCGGAGCGGGCCGGCTTCGCTCCCGGGGACGTGGTCCGCCTGGGCGAGCCGTTCCACTACTTCACCTCGCCGGGCGGGGTGAACGAGCGCGTGGCGGCGCGCCTCGTCCAGGTCCGCCCGCGTCCGGCGGACGCCCCGCCGTTCTCCAACTACACGAGCTTTTGCGAGGCGGGAACGGTGCGCGAGCTGGACGCCGCGCAGGTGCTGCGGGCGTGCCACGTGGGCGGGATGTTCGACGCGCGCCTGGAGATCAGCGTCTACCGCCTGCTGCGCGAGCGGGGCCGCGGCCTGGGCCCCTGGATCGGCGCCGCGCTCGATCTGGAGGTGCAGACGCCGCCGCCCGGGTTCGCGGCGGGCGCCGCCGCCCTCGTCCCGGAGCGCCGGGCCGCCTTCGACGCGCCGTCCACCGACGGCACGCTCCGCTTCCTCGCGGTGCGGGAGGGGATCTTCGCCGAGCGCGACGGGGCGGGGAACGTGCTGGCCACGGTGCCGTTCGAGTACGTGGTGCCGCGGCGGCTGAGCGTCAACACGCTGGTCGCGCTCCCGGTGGCGAGGACGGCGGACGGCGTCTTCGTGGGCGTGGAGCACCGCGACCTCCCGGCCGTCCAGCACTTCACGGGGAGCTCGGCGCTCGCGGCGCCGCCGGCGTGGCGGCTCCCGCCCACGGTGGCGCACCGGTGGGAGCTGGGGCCGCTGGTGGCCGAGGCCGTCGCCCGCGAGTTCGGCCTGCGCGTGCGCCGCTCGTGGGAGCTGGGCGGTCCGTACCTGGCCACCCCCGGCGTCACCCCCGAGACCCTCTACCCCTTCGCCGCCGAGGTCGATCTCGCCGCGGCCGCCGAATCGCCCCTGCGCTTCGTCCACGTGGACGATCTCGCCGCGAACCCTGGCGCCATCGAGAGCGCGAACCTGCTGATCGCCGCCAACCGCCTGATCCACGCCCTGGGCCGGTAG
- a CDS encoding radical SAM protein: MDADMPLERKLDILMEMAGDDHEGAGGKARVLPPRLRHAKEVGALRPLNIRQLRTQVGKVSLMRILMTNACSFNCHYCPMRRDRSMPRTLLKPEELVRIFLEAHRRGWCSGLFLTTGIPGRPTKVMDDLITVLELLRVKHRFAGYVHVKMVPGAEPAQIERLTALASRVSLNLEAPCGSSLARIAPEKSLDTALESLDRARRQVVREREEKAMGRPADPLRPGGTSGMTMQFVVGATPDSDRTLVGKVTELYAKGGIHHAHFSAFRPIRETPMEEAPAAPALREVRLYQTDYLLRQYGFGADEVVFDGKGNLPLANDPKTTWALAHPERFPVEVRTAPYEELVRVPGIGPGAAKKLVAERGRTVLRSLADLRGLGVVTTRAAGFLTLNGRRFQDVRWAEQLGFWGADDDTGRHHFTYDVSPGTFR; encoded by the coding sequence ATGGACGCGGACATGCCGCTGGAGCGGAAGCTGGACATCCTGATGGAGATGGCGGGCGACGACCACGAGGGCGCCGGCGGAAAGGCGCGCGTGCTGCCCCCGCGGCTGCGGCACGCGAAGGAGGTGGGCGCGCTGCGGCCGCTGAACATCCGGCAGCTGCGCACGCAGGTGGGCAAGGTGTCGCTGATGCGCATCCTGATGACCAACGCCTGCTCGTTCAACTGCCACTACTGCCCCATGCGGCGCGACCGCAGCATGCCCCGCACGCTGCTGAAGCCCGAGGAGCTGGTCCGCATCTTCCTGGAGGCGCACCGCCGCGGCTGGTGCAGCGGGCTGTTCCTGACCACGGGGATCCCCGGCCGGCCGACCAAGGTGATGGACGACCTGATCACCGTGCTGGAGCTGCTGCGGGTGAAGCACCGCTTCGCCGGGTACGTGCACGTGAAGATGGTTCCCGGCGCCGAGCCCGCGCAGATCGAGCGATTGACGGCGCTGGCCAGCCGCGTGTCGCTGAACCTGGAGGCGCCCTGCGGCAGCTCGCTCGCGCGGATCGCGCCGGAGAAGAGCCTCGACACCGCGCTGGAGTCGCTGGACCGCGCCCGCCGCCAGGTGGTCCGCGAGCGCGAGGAGAAGGCGATGGGGCGCCCGGCCGACCCGCTGCGCCCCGGCGGGACGAGCGGGATGACGATGCAGTTCGTGGTGGGCGCCACGCCCGACAGCGACCGCACGCTGGTGGGAAAGGTGACGGAGCTGTACGCGAAGGGCGGCATCCACCACGCGCACTTCAGCGCCTTCCGCCCCATCCGCGAGACGCCGATGGAGGAGGCGCCCGCCGCGCCCGCGCTGCGCGAGGTGCGGCTGTACCAGACCGACTACCTGCTGCGCCAGTACGGCTTCGGGGCGGACGAGGTGGTGTTCGACGGCAAGGGGAACCTGCCGCTGGCGAACGACCCCAAGACGACGTGGGCGCTGGCGCACCCCGAGCGCTTTCCCGTGGAGGTGCGCACCGCGCCGTACGAGGAGCTGGTGCGCGTCCCCGGCATCGGCCCCGGCGCGGCGAAGAAGCTGGTGGCCGAGCGCGGGCGCACGGTGCTGCGCTCGCTGGCCGACCTGCGCGGGCTGGGCGTGGTCACCACGCGCGCGGCGGGGTTCCTGACGCTGAACGGCCGCCGCTTCCAGGACGTGCGCTGGGCGGAGCAGCTGGGCTTCTGGGGCGCGGACGACGACACCGGCCGCCACCACTTCACCTACGACGTCAGCCCGGGGACCTTTCGATGA
- a CDS encoding TonB-dependent receptor, with the protein MITAIPLIAAALAAAPSARPHAASIPNSTLAAVQDTLRGRVTDALGRPVAAAQVTVLELQRGTRTGRDGSFALGGLPAGAYTLRVTAPGFATETRVITGHEDIPNLTVALQERTFELETVAVTASRSPDLISSSPLPASTLGPERLRREHSVSLARSLATLPGVRALTTGEQVGKPVIRGLFGARVAVLADGLRLEDYSWSDEDAPSVDARLAERVEVIRGPASLLYGSDAVGGVVNVIPEALPDGSGRPFMRGGVETYFASGNLEGGLVARGEGATGSFGWRATVIGRMGQDVHTPDGEIPNTGFGAVNGEAAVGMSRGWGTLALRYQRYGGEFKLLEADGPVTIDAAAASRRGAISAAEEEEEEGGPERKLSDDRLQLSGNFPLPGVRIETRAQLQRHVLQEVADEPVVPVAAGVAAQAEGNESVQFDLLLNTFTADVLAHLAPGGYGQATLGVSGLAQRNDSRGPELLVPDASIASGGAFAVWQNDFGPLRLMAGARVDHRWLTANDVPALGLPSDDERSWTAASWNAGAVLGVARGLALTAGVGRSWRAPTLFELYANGPRIGEARFDVGDSTLTQEQGLEIDGGVRWTGATARMEVSVFRNAIDDFIVTAPTDVFIGGLRVFRTTQTDALLRGVEAQAEVRVLRPLTLRGVFDYVRGTERGTGEDLALIPPARGRAEAEYRPGSLFGLGSGYLSAGVEMVAKQTHAAEDELAPAGYALLDVGGGFERRFGPRSFRVDLQVRNALDTAYRSFLNRYKEFALDPGRSIVLRIATGI; encoded by the coding sequence ATGATCACAGCCATTCCGCTGATCGCCGCCGCGCTGGCGGCCGCGCCGTCCGCCAGGCCGCACGCGGCCTCCATCCCCAACTCCACCCTCGCCGCCGTCCAGGACACGCTGCGCGGGCGCGTGACCGACGCGTTGGGGCGGCCGGTTGCCGCGGCGCAGGTCACCGTGCTGGAGCTGCAGCGCGGCACCCGCACTGGCCGCGACGGCAGCTTCGCGCTGGGCGGGCTTCCCGCGGGCGCGTACACGCTGCGCGTCACCGCGCCGGGGTTCGCCACCGAGACGCGGGTCATCACCGGCCACGAGGACATCCCGAACCTCACGGTGGCGCTGCAGGAGCGGACGTTCGAGCTGGAGACGGTGGCCGTCACCGCGTCGCGGTCTCCCGACCTCATCTCCAGCTCGCCGCTCCCGGCGTCCACGCTGGGGCCGGAGCGCCTGCGCCGCGAGCATTCCGTCTCCCTCGCGCGCAGCCTGGCCACCCTCCCTGGCGTGCGCGCGCTGACCACCGGCGAGCAGGTGGGGAAGCCGGTGATCCGCGGCCTCTTCGGGGCGCGCGTGGCGGTGCTGGCCGACGGGCTGCGGCTGGAGGACTACTCGTGGAGCGACGAGGACGCGCCGTCGGTGGACGCGCGGCTGGCCGAGCGCGTGGAGGTGATCCGCGGCCCCGCCAGCCTTCTCTACGGATCGGACGCCGTGGGCGGCGTGGTGAACGTGATCCCCGAGGCGCTTCCGGACGGCTCCGGGCGCCCGTTCATGCGCGGCGGCGTGGAGACGTACTTCGCCAGCGGCAACCTGGAGGGGGGACTGGTGGCCCGCGGCGAGGGAGCGACGGGGAGCTTCGGCTGGCGCGCGACGGTGATCGGCCGCATGGGGCAGGACGTGCACACGCCCGACGGCGAGATCCCCAACACCGGCTTCGGCGCGGTGAACGGCGAGGCGGCGGTGGGGATGAGCCGCGGCTGGGGGACGCTGGCGCTGCGCTACCAGCGCTATGGCGGCGAGTTCAAGCTCCTCGAGGCCGACGGGCCGGTGACCATCGACGCCGCCGCCGCGAGCCGGCGCGGCGCCATCTCCGCCGCGGAGGAGGAAGAGGAGGAGGGCGGGCCCGAACGGAAGCTGTCGGATGACCGGCTGCAGCTTTCCGGCAACTTCCCGCTCCCCGGCGTGCGCATCGAGACGCGCGCGCAGCTGCAGCGCCACGTGCTGCAGGAGGTGGCCGACGAGCCGGTCGTCCCCGTCGCCGCCGGCGTCGCGGCGCAGGCGGAGGGGAACGAGAGCGTGCAGTTCGACCTGCTGCTGAACACCTTCACCGCCGACGTGCTGGCGCACCTGGCCCCCGGCGGCTACGGCCAGGCCACGCTCGGCGTCTCGGGGCTGGCGCAGCGCAACGACTCGCGCGGCCCCGAGCTGCTGGTGCCCGACGCCAGCATCGCCTCGGGCGGCGCGTTCGCGGTGTGGCAGAACGACTTCGGGCCGCTGCGGCTGATGGCCGGCGCGCGCGTGGACCACCGCTGGCTCACCGCCAACGACGTCCCCGCGCTCGGCCTGCCCAGCGACGACGAGCGGAGCTGGACCGCGGCGTCGTGGAACGCGGGCGCGGTGCTGGGCGTGGCCCGCGGGCTGGCGCTGACGGCGGGGGTGGGCCGCTCGTGGCGCGCGCCCACGCTCTTCGAGCTGTACGCCAACGGCCCGCGCATCGGCGAGGCACGCTTCGACGTGGGCGATTCCACCCTCACGCAGGAGCAGGGGCTGGAGATCGACGGCGGGGTGCGGTGGACGGGCGCCACGGCGCGCATGGAGGTCTCCGTCTTCCGCAACGCCATCGACGACTTCATCGTCACCGCGCCGACCGACGTGTTCATCGGCGGCCTGCGCGTGTTCCGCACCACGCAGACCGACGCGCTGCTGCGCGGCGTGGAGGCGCAGGCCGAGGTGCGCGTGCTGCGCCCGCTCACGCTGCGCGGCGTGTTCGACTACGTCCGCGGCACGGAGCGGGGGACGGGCGAGGACCTGGCGCTGATCCCGCCCGCGCGCGGCCGCGCCGAGGCCGAGTACCGCCCCGGCAGCCTGTTCGGCCTGGGGAGCGGCTACCTTTCCGCCGGCGTGGAGATGGTCGCCAAGCAGACGCACGCCGCGGAGGACGAGCTGGCGCCCGCCGGCTACGCGCTGCTGGACGTGGGCGGCGGGTTCGAGCGGCGCTTCGGCCCCCGCAGCTTCCGGGTGGACCTGCAGGTCCGCAACGCGCTGGACACCGCCTACCGCAGCTTCCTGAACCGCTACAAGGAGTTCGCGCTGGACCCGGGGCGGAGCATCGTCCTGCGCATCGCGACGGGGATCTGA
- a CDS encoding ABC transporter substrate-binding protein: MRLRDRVIFPALILALAACVADTRGPQRTAAGDSARYGGTLVIGSTSDISDISPLTWQVQNALYMQQFVLFTPLITYDAKLQPVPRLAKSWEINRDTTLLTFHLRDDVWWQDGVRTSAYDVKFSYDLTRNPKTGYIYAGLWTFYGDAEAVDSFTFRVRLRPHAEYMDVWRTFAPVPEHVLRGVPPERMAGHPFGTQRPVGNGPFRFVSRSPGQQWVFEANPRWPQELGGRPYADRLVYRVIPEPATLLTELLTGGVDIYPGMPPPFAERVKASDRATLVDFPDLSYEQITWNERRPPFGDARVRRAMTMAIDRARLVDAVRAGYGCVANSTVAPELWMHDPRAGAGMRHDTAAARKLLAEAGFADRDGDGVLESADGRPFRFTLKVPHGNQERRDIAEIVQSDLKRIGVAVEVREVEFNTLLAQASDARKRDFDAMVLGWKPEFHLDDSDVYACAKRSQPLQFSGYCSPEADRLMDSVQLVADRRAALPLWWRYQERISADQPSTLLYFSNRLVGIGRRVHGVALDARGDWVGVERWWMDPRAR, from the coding sequence ATGCGGCTCCGCGATCGCGTCATCTTCCCCGCGCTCATTCTCGCCCTCGCCGCCTGCGTGGCGGACACGCGCGGGCCGCAGCGCACCGCCGCGGGCGATTCGGCGCGGTACGGGGGGACGCTGGTGATCGGGTCCACCAGCGACATCTCCGACATCAGCCCGCTGACGTGGCAGGTGCAGAACGCGCTGTACATGCAGCAGTTCGTGCTCTTCACGCCGCTCATCACCTACGACGCGAAGCTGCAGCCCGTCCCCCGGCTGGCGAAGAGCTGGGAGATCAACCGCGACACCACGCTGCTGACCTTCCATCTGCGCGACGACGTCTGGTGGCAGGACGGGGTGCGGACCAGCGCGTACGACGTGAAGTTCAGCTACGACCTCACCCGCAACCCGAAGACCGGGTACATCTACGCCGGGCTGTGGACCTTCTATGGCGATGCGGAGGCGGTGGACTCGTTCACCTTCCGCGTCCGCCTGCGCCCGCACGCCGAGTACATGGACGTGTGGCGCACCTTCGCGCCGGTGCCCGAGCACGTGCTGCGCGGCGTGCCGCCGGAGCGGATGGCGGGGCACCCGTTCGGCACGCAGCGGCCGGTCGGCAACGGCCCGTTCCGCTTCGTCTCCCGCTCGCCCGGGCAGCAGTGGGTGTTCGAGGCCAATCCCCGCTGGCCGCAGGAGCTGGGCGGCCGTCCCTACGCCGACCGCCTGGTCTACCGCGTGATCCCCGAGCCTGCGACGCTGCTGACGGAGCTGCTGACCGGCGGGGTCGATATCTATCCCGGCATGCCGCCGCCGTTCGCCGAGCGGGTGAAGGCGTCGGACCGGGCCACGCTGGTCGATTTCCCCGATCTCAGCTACGAGCAGATCACCTGGAACGAGCGCCGCCCCCCGTTCGGCGACGCGCGCGTGCGCCGGGCGATGACGATGGCGATCGACCGCGCACGGCTGGTGGACGCGGTGCGCGCCGGCTACGGGTGCGTGGCCAACTCCACCGTCGCGCCGGAGCTGTGGATGCACGACCCGCGCGCCGGCGCGGGGATGCGCCACGACACCGCCGCCGCGCGAAAGCTGCTCGCGGAGGCCGGGTTCGCCGACCGGGATGGAGACGGCGTGCTGGAGTCGGCGGACGGGCGGCCGTTCCGCTTCACGCTGAAGGTGCCGCACGGCAACCAGGAGCGCCGCGACATCGCCGAGATCGTGCAGTCCGACCTGAAGCGGATTGGCGTGGCGGTGGAGGTGCGCGAGGTGGAGTTCAACACGCTGCTGGCCCAGGCCAGCGACGCGCGGAAGCGCGACTTCGACGCGATGGTGCTGGGGTGGAAGCCCGAGTTCCACCTGGACGACTCGGACGTGTACGCGTGTGCCAAGCGCAGCCAGCCGCTGCAGTTCAGCGGCTACTGCAGCCCCGAGGCGGACCGGCTGATGGACTCGGTGCAGCTGGTGGCCGACCGCCGCGCCGCGCTCCCGCTCTGGTGGCGCTACCAGGAGCGCATCTCCGCCGACCAGCCGTCGACGCTGCTGTACTTCTCCAACCGCCTGGTCGGCATCGGCCGCCGCGTGCACGGCGTGGCCCTCGACGCCCGCGGCGACTGGGTGGGCGTCGAGCGCTGGTGGATGGACCCGCGGGCGCGGTGA
- a CDS encoding DUF3862 domain-containing protein translates to MISTRSWRGCSSRRSAAARVFSRRLHQPLTPNLFNPMKTCPFCAEQIQDAAIVCKHCGRELGATSASRSQSSGETKNSSGLVKALLFLVIFGVIMWTSGLFSVADQSGRAVLPQSFGAPPPVVTAAEFAMIQDGMTYQQVVGIIGAPGDQLSASSIAGYRTVMYSWTNSNGSNMNAMFQNGKLIQKAQFGLP, encoded by the coding sequence GTGATCTCCACGCGTTCGTGGCGCGGCTGCTCATCCCGGCGATCAGCCGCCGCCCGCGTTTTCTCGCGCAGACTCCACCAGCCGCTTACCCCCAACCTCTTCAATCCTATGAAGACGTGCCCATTTTGCGCAGAACAGATTCAGGATGCAGCGATCGTTTGCAAACATTGCGGGCGAGAGTTGGGGGCCACGAGTGCTTCGCGTTCACAGTCGTCTGGTGAAACCAAGAATAGCAGTGGACTTGTCAAGGCGTTGCTATTTCTCGTGATCTTCGGCGTGATCATGTGGACGAGCGGGTTATTCTCAGTTGCGGATCAGTCCGGACGGGCGGTGCTTCCTCAGTCGTTTGGTGCTCCTCCACCCGTCGTAACAGCTGCCGAGTTCGCCATGATCCAGGATGGCATGACCTACCAGCAGGTCGTCGGCATCATCGGAGCACCAGGTGACCAGCTAAGCGCCAGCAGCATAGCTGGATACCGAACAGTCATGTATTCCTGGACGAACTCCAACGGTTCGAACATGAATGCGATGTTCCAGAATGGGAAACTGATCCAGAAGGCGCAGTTCGGTCTACCATAG
- a CDS encoding VOC family protein, with protein sequence MHRIVDSRLVLAVRDLRESTRFYVDVLGFRRDFGDGTDGWSFLSRDAFKVMLGECPDEPPASELGDHSYVAYLRVEGVDQLHEEVSARGAQILSDPADKPWGLREFALRTPDGHRITFGEPIPAAG encoded by the coding sequence ATGCACCGGATCGTCGATTCGCGGCTCGTCCTCGCCGTCCGCGACCTGCGCGAGTCCACGCGGTTCTACGTGGACGTGCTCGGGTTCCGCCGCGACTTCGGTGACGGCACCGACGGCTGGAGCTTCCTCTCGCGCGACGCCTTCAAGGTGATGCTGGGCGAATGCCCGGACGAGCCGCCCGCGAGCGAGCTGGGCGACCACTCGTACGTCGCCTACCTGCGGGTCGAAGGGGTGGACCAGCTTCACGAGGAGGTGTCCGCGCGCGGGGCGCAGATCCTCTCGGACCCCGCCGACAAGCCGTGGGGCCTGCGCGAGTTCGCCCTCCGCACCCCCGATGGGCACCGCATCACCTTTGGCGAGCCCATCCCCGCCGCCGGCTGA
- a CDS encoding M13 family metallopeptidase, translating into MSMPNPNPTRRRALALALVAASALAAQAARAQVPATQLAPLKVVDPAMVDTTVKACSNFFQFATGSWLKNDTIPAAYSSSGVGRDMQERNELVVRAVLDDAARRRATLPAGSTERKLGTYYASCMDSTTAERAGLDPVRPMLARIAAAQTRAAVLAQVAALQAEGVNMLFRYAPDVAPHDAAHYLAQFYAGGLGLPDRDYYTNQGASADSLRRAYVDHVARLFVLAGTPEAEARADAQRVMALETEMAKASLTRVARREPSATDHPMTLAQLRSITPSVNWTAYFAGIGLTRPVANVNVAEPAFMRRVSELLATVPVRDWRAYLRYHVLSDAAPWLSTPFVQENFAFSSRFTGARQLLPRWKRCLRATDADMGEALGQAYVQRTFPPEARAKARQVIDDIRDAFAARLRNLGWMSEATRTQALAKLAQMGEKVGYPEQWRDYARLQVAEGPFVLNSFAANRFEWQRRVNRPGMPVDTTEWDMTVPTVNAYYDPTKNEMVFPAGALVPQTFDPNADDAANYGSLGGSWAGHELTHGFDDEGRHYDARGNLRDWWTAADSAHFAQQADLMAAQYGGYIQVDTFHVNGRLTMGENIADYGGALTAFDALQRALERHGRPGLIDGFTPEQRFFLAYAQSFRQHNRPESLRNRVTVDPHSPEEWRVNGPLSNMPQFAQAFGCKPGDAMVRPASAVAQIW; encoded by the coding sequence ATGTCGATGCCGAACCCCAATCCCACCCGCCGCCGCGCGCTCGCCCTCGCGCTCGTGGCCGCCTCCGCGCTGGCGGCGCAGGCGGCGCGCGCGCAGGTGCCCGCGACGCAGCTGGCGCCGCTGAAGGTGGTCGATCCCGCGATGGTCGACACCACCGTGAAGGCGTGCTCCAACTTCTTCCAGTTCGCCACCGGCAGCTGGCTGAAGAACGACACCATCCCCGCCGCGTACTCGTCGTCGGGCGTGGGGCGCGACATGCAGGAGCGCAACGAGCTGGTGGTGCGCGCGGTGCTCGACGACGCGGCCCGGCGCCGCGCCACGCTCCCCGCCGGCAGCACGGAGCGCAAGCTGGGGACGTACTACGCCAGCTGCATGGACTCCACCACCGCCGAGCGCGCCGGGCTGGACCCGGTGCGCCCCATGCTCGCGCGCATCGCCGCGGCACAGACGCGGGCCGCGGTGCTGGCGCAGGTGGCGGCGCTGCAGGCCGAGGGGGTAAACATGCTCTTCCGCTACGCCCCCGACGTGGCCCCGCACGACGCCGCGCACTACCTGGCGCAGTTCTACGCCGGCGGGCTGGGCCTTCCCGACCGCGACTACTACACCAACCAGGGCGCATCCGCGGACTCGCTCCGCCGCGCCTACGTGGACCACGTCGCGAGGCTGTTCGTCCTGGCCGGCACGCCCGAGGCCGAGGCACGCGCCGACGCACAGCGGGTGATGGCGCTGGAGACGGAGATGGCGAAGGCGTCGCTCACCCGCGTGGCCCGCCGTGAGCCGTCGGCCACCGACCACCCGATGACGCTGGCGCAGCTGCGCTCCATCACCCCCAGCGTGAACTGGACGGCGTACTTCGCGGGGATCGGCCTCACCCGGCCCGTGGCCAACGTGAACGTGGCCGAGCCCGCGTTCATGCGCCGCGTCTCCGAGCTGCTGGCCACGGTGCCGGTGCGCGACTGGCGTGCGTACCTGCGCTACCACGTGCTCTCCGACGCGGCGCCCTGGCTCAGCACGCCGTTCGTGCAGGAGAACTTCGCGTTCAGCTCGCGCTTCACCGGCGCCAGGCAGCTCCTCCCGCGCTGGAAGCGCTGCCTGCGCGCGACCGACGCCGACATGGGCGAGGCGCTGGGGCAGGCCTACGTGCAGCGCACCTTCCCCCCCGAGGCGCGGGCGAAGGCCAGGCAGGTGATCGACGACATCCGCGACGCCTTCGCGGCGCGGCTGCGCAACCTGGGCTGGATGAGCGAGGCCACCCGCACGCAGGCGCTGGCCAAGCTGGCGCAGATGGGCGAGAAGGTGGGCTACCCCGAGCAGTGGCGCGACTACGCGCGGCTGCAGGTGGCCGAGGGGCCGTTCGTGCTGAACTCGTTCGCCGCCAACCGCTTCGAGTGGCAGCGCCGCGTGAACCGCCCGGGGATGCCGGTGGACACGACCGAGTGGGACATGACCGTGCCCACGGTGAACGCCTACTACGATCCCACCAAGAACGAGATGGTGTTCCCCGCGGGTGCGCTGGTGCCGCAGACCTTCGACCCCAACGCCGACGACGCCGCCAACTACGGCTCGCTGGGCGGGAGCTGGGCCGGGCACGAGCTCACGCACGGCTTCGACGACGAGGGGCGCCACTACGACGCGCGCGGCAACCTGCGCGACTGGTGGACCGCGGCCGACTCGGCGCACTTCGCCCAACAGGCCGACCTCATGGCGGCGCAGTACGGCGGGTACATCCAGGTCGACACCTTCCACGTGAACGGCCGGCTGACGATGGGCGAGAACATCGCCGACTACGGCGGCGCGCTCACCGCCTTCGACGCGCTGCAGCGGGCGCTGGAGCGGCACGGCCGGCCGGGGCTGATCGACGGGTTCACGCCGGAGCAGCGCTTCTTCCTGGCCTACGCGCAGAGCTTCCGCCAGCACAACCGCCCCGAGTCGCTGCGCAACCGCGTCACCGTCGACCCGCACTCGCCCGAGGAGTGGCGGGTGAACGGGCCGCTCTCCAACATGCCGCAGTTCGCGCAGGCGTTCGGCTGCAAGCCCGGAGATGCCATGGTGCGCCCCGCCAGCGCCGTCGCGCAGATCTGGTAG